A genomic region of Nymphaea colorata isolate Beijing-Zhang1983 chromosome 2, ASM883128v2, whole genome shotgun sequence contains the following coding sequences:
- the LOC116247117 gene encoding pentatricopeptide repeat-containing protein At2g17525, mitochondrial, translating into MLRSNFTSVTRRPNFSFLLPLLQFSSIPISPSSPPTNQDVAQLILDQKSASQALHTFRWASRIPTFLHNQTTYKAIIHKLCLLRKFEAAGRLLSEIPHVLNSPPDEEIFVRMIRDYGQFKMSQEAIKVLDLVGQFSIRPSLKICNSILNILVKDDIDLAREFFRNRMVKCGVLPDEYTFGILMKGLCVTNRIGDGFKLLQFMKKNGFEPNTVIYNTLIYALCKNGKVGRGRSLLREMAEPSDVTFNILISGYCRDGDPVQAMVLFGKSLSHGFVPDVITVTKLVECFCDNGRVREAVEVSQRAEEKGVVVDTVTYNTLINGFCRNGEVEVAEGYLKEMALKGCLPNLSTFNLLIEGYCKAQKLEMALDLFHDLRTEGTMPNWCTYDKLVRGLCEGGRIEKALEVLNLMEENKGVGENQKNVYNTFIYGLYKENRIEEAHKFLHRMKAWYPRVVDQTLRILKLCRERKSGEAKNILDQMLGEGDMPCVIVYSCLVDGFCREGNVRKALGMVNAMMMNSYFPNISTFNSLIGGFCKHGETESAVRFIEQMDGKGYSPDTGSYNHLIESFLRSGKFERASEVLRQMVERHIIPDYCTWNSLLLYFEKINVTVKKSHSAHAAELWDQIVSVDHSTYELDQRPKDCIRFKKTHLSTVN; encoded by the coding sequence ATGCTGCGATCTAACTTTACCTCCGTCACCAGGAGACCAAATTTTTCTTTCCTGCTGCCTCTCCTTCAGTTTTCTTCGATACCCATCTCTCCATCGTCTCCTCCAACCAACCAGGACGTTGCCCAACTCATCCTCGACCAGAAGTCAGCCTCTCAGGCACTCCACACCTTCAGATGGGCATCCAGAATCCCCACTTTCCTCCACAACCAGACCACGTACAAGGCCATCATCCACAAGCTCTGCCTCTTACGGAAGTTCGAGGCCGCTGGCCGCCTGCTCTCGGAGATTCCCCATGTCCTTAACTCCCCTCCTGATGAAGAAATCTTTGTGAGGATGATCAGAGACTATGGTCAGTTTAAAATGTCTCAGGAAGCAATAAAGGTGTTAGATTTGGTAGGCCAATTCAGCATTAGGCCTTCTTTGAAGATCTGTAACTCAATTCTCAATATTCTCGTCAAGGATGACATTGATTTGGCCCGGGAGTTTTTCAGGAATAGAATGGTTAAGTGTGGGGTGTTGCCTGATGAATACACGTTCGGGATTCTGATGAAGGGCCTCTGTGTCACGAACAGGATTGGAGATGGCTTTAAGCTTCTGCAGTTCATGAAGAAGAATGGGTTTGAGCCCAACACTGTCATTTATAACACTTTGATCTATGCTCTATGCAAGAACGGGAAGGTGGGCAGAGGGAGGAGTTTGTTGAGAGAGATGGCAGAGCCTAGCGATGTTactttcaacattttgataTCTGGGTATTGCAGAGATGGCGACCCTGTGCAGGCTATGGTTCTCTTTGGGAAGAGTTTGTCGCACGGTTTCGTTCCCGACGTTATTACGGTGACGAAATTGGTAGAATGCTTCTGTGATAATGGGAGAGTGAGGGAAGCGGTCGAGGTGTCGCAGAGGGCAGAGGAGAAGGGAGTGGTGGTTGACACAGTGACTTACAACACATTGATTAATGGGTTTTGCAGAAACGGGGAAGTTGAGGTTGCGGAAGGTTATTTGAAGGAGATGGCTCTCAAAGGGTGTCTCCCAAATCTGAGTACTTTCAATCTATTGATTGAAGGATATTGCAAGGCACAGAAGTTGGAGATGGCTTTAGATCTGTTTCATGACTTGAGAACAGAAGGGACCATGCCTAATTGGTGTACTTATGACAAACTGGTCAGGGGATTGTGTGAGGGAGGTAGAATTGAAAAAGCTCTTGAAGTTCTGAATCTGATGGAAGAGAACAAGGGAGTTggagaaaatcagaaaaatgtgTACAATACTTTTATATATGGACTGTACAAGGAAAATAGAATAGAGGAAGCGCATAAGTTTCTCCACAGGATGAAAGCTTGGTACCCTAGAGTTGTTGATCAGACACTGAGGATCTTGAAGTTGTGCAGAGAACGCAAAAGTGGCGAAGCAAAAAACATTCTTGATCAAATGCTTGGTGAAGGGGATATGCCCTGTGTAATTGTTTATAGTTGTTTGGTTGATGGTTTTTGCAGAGAAGGGAACGTGAGGAAGGCACTTGGGATGGTAAATGCAATGATGATGAATTCGTATTTTCCAAATATTTCTACATTCAATTCTTTGATTGGCGGTTTCTGTAAGCACGGAGAGACAGAAAGTGCAGTAAGATTCATAGAGCAGATGGATGGAAAGGGATACTCTCCTGATACAGGAAGTTACAATCATCTGATTGAATCATTCTTAAGAAGTGGAAAATTTGAGAGAGCATCTGAAGTTCTAAGGCAGATGGTGGAAAGACATATCATTCCTGACTATTGTACATGGAACTCTCTGCTGCTTTACtttgaaaaaattaatgtaaCTGTGAAAAAGAGCCATTCTGCACATGCGGCCGAGTTATGGGACCAGATTGTATCGGTTGATCATAGCACCTATGAGCTCGACCAGAGACCAAAGGATTGTATACGTTTTAAAAAAACACACTTATCAACCGTTAATTAA
- the LOC116249310 gene encoding F-box/kelch-repeat protein At5g42350-like, protein MVILGGLDGPTDKKKFFWQEAGEASPSGVPQAETPRAQQAGSPRAALFRWALRKMQPELGAAGVPSRLMRGVSRRMRKIGQGGEGDEEGKDEGLSLGCLGFHVKTGGCRVGADMIDECQLGRRDGLADGSIRRISNGGDETTFASPGCASAQTGNGSPERERISIDCFASGMAEMFRKRTSRKEMDACRLSDYKEKKDLPSSNTVELSLPDDILEMCLARVPFATVMNARMVCKRWRLLTSTPHFMQMRCDYSYQSPWLFLFGGMKDGYCAGEIQALDVSLGSWHKIDARILRGRFLFSVASVGTSIYVIGGCSGLNMSGKVEKTTFKTHKGVLVFNPFTGLWRKAAPMNTARSAPVVGVLEVASGCSVLHGSLFSDGLQVEQQREGNNRLTKVRGIATVSRMRRAKSHLGAVSDVYGDPHRFSQRRQLRHLFSEIETLPEDIKACGSSCAECSTSESVEEQNNYSGTKDRRFLLIVVGGQGSWDQPLNSAEVYDPASNKWADIKSLPADFGAVRSGAVCNGKFYVYSESDKLASYDIEMRVWFIIQTPNFPPRLLEYFPKLVSCDGRLFILCVSWSERDGRFGRQDRAVRKLWELDLTLHVWTEISRHPDAPMDWNAAFVAHGDKIYGIEMFKVFGQVLNFLTVCCTSDSVVKWSHISRKHVKIDLDASSCLTKSMVMLNL, encoded by the coding sequence ATGGTTATCCTGGGTGGTCTCGATGGACCGACTGATAAAAAGAAATTCTTCTGGCAGGAAGCCGGAGAAGCGTCTCCGAGCGGCGTACCTCAGGCTGAGACCCCGAGAGCACAGCAGGCTGGGTCGCCGAGGGCGGCATTGTTCCGATGGGCGCTCCGCAAAATGCAGCCGGAATTGGGGGCCGCGGGTGTGCCGAGTCGGCTGATGAGGGGCGTCAGCCGGCGGATGAGGAAGATTGGTCAAGGAGGcgagggagatgaagaagggaaggatGAAGGTCTCAGTTTGGGCTGCCTTGGCTTCCATGTGAAAACGGGGGGCTGTCGGGTTGGCGCGGATATGATCGATGAGTGTCAATTAGGAAGGAGGGATGGCCTTGCAGATGGTAGCATCAGGAGGATTTCGAACGGAGGAGATGAAACTACGTTTGCCAGTCCTGGATGTGCTTCCGCCCAGACTGGAAACGGAAGCCCCGAACGCGAAAGGATTAGTATAGATTGCTTTGCTTCTGGCATGGCTGAGATGTTTCGGAAGAGAACTAGCAGAAAGGAGATGGATGCTTGTAGATTATCTgattataaagagaaaaaggatcTGCCGTCAAGCAACACTGTGGAGCTTTCACTTCCTGATGATATTCTTGAGATGTGTCTGGCAAGAGTTCCTTTTGCCACTGTCATGAATGCAAGAATGGTGTGTAAAAGGTGGAGATTGTTGACAAGCACACCTCATTTTATGCAGATGAGATGTGATTATTCATATCAAAGTCCATGGTTATTCCTTTTCGGTGGCATGAAGGATGGATATTGTGCGGGAGAGATCCAGGCGCTGGATGTTTCACTTGGCTCTTGGCACAAAATCGATGCCCGTATATTGAGGGGAAGGTTCTTATTCTCCGTGGCGAGTGTTGGAACATCTATCTATGTCATAGGTGGTTGTTCTGGTCTGAATATGTCTGGCAAGGTCGAGAAGACGACTTTCAAGACGCACAAAGGTGTCTTGGTCTTTAATCCTTTTACCGGCTTGTGGAGAAAAGCCGCTCCAATGAATACTGCCAGATCTGCACCTGTTGTTGGTGTGCTTGAGGTTGCTTCTGGTTGTTCTGTTCTGCATGGGAGTTTGTTTAGTGATGGATTGCAAGTGGAGCAGCAAAGAGAGGGTAATAATCGATTGACAAAAGTCCGTGGAATTGCCACGGTAAGCAGAATGCGTCGTGCAAAGTCACATCTAGGTGCCGTGTCTGATGTGTATGGAGATCCTCATAGATTTTCACAGAGACGTCAATTAAGGCATCTGTTTAGTGAAATTGAGACCTTACCTGAAGATATAAAAGCATGCGGTTCTTCATGCGCTGAATGTAGTACGAGcgagtctgtggaagagcaaaACAATTATTCTGGGACAAAGGACAGGAGGTTTCTGTTGATTGTTGTTGGCGGCCAGGGATCATGGGATCAACCGCTGAATAGTGCAGAAGTATATGATCCAGCATCCAACAAGTGGGCTGACATTAAAAGCTTGCCTGCTGATTTTGGAGCCGTTCGCTCTGGTGCTGTATGTAATGGGAAGTTTTATGTTTATTCTGAATCTGACAAACTTGCATCGTATGATATAGAAATGAGAGTTTGGTTCATAATCCAGACTCCCAATTTCCCTCCTCGTCTCTTAGAGTATTTTCCAAAGCTagtgtcttgtgatggacggctTTTCATACTATGTGTCTCTTGGTCTGAGAGAGACGGCCGATTCGGTAGACAGGATAGAGCAGTACGCAAGCTGTGGGAGTTGGATCTCACATTGCATGTATGGACAGAGATATCAAGGCACCCTGATGCTCCGATGGACTGGAATGCTGCATTTGTTGCTCATGGCGATAAAATATATGGTATTGAAATGTTTAAAGTCTTTGGTCAGGTGTTGAATTTCCTTACTGTATGTTGTACTTCAGACTCAGTTGTGAAGTGGAGTCACATCTCCAGAAAGCATGTGAAAATAGATTTAGATGCTTCTTCATGCCTCACAAAGTCGATGGTAATGTTGAACTTGTAA
- the LOC116246648 gene encoding probable protein phosphatase 2C 27, with amino-acid sequence MAAGAGLSPPLAVLESGYGKDNGALLENSGAEGRENAKQSKGGRPPRSLSTIQLCGRAVRHANSADLDVDFGSLDFKSPSEEKGGFLPIFRSGSYAEIGPKPYMEDEHICVDNLVEYLGPTVDCQFAGAFYGVFDGHGGRDAAVFTQKNILKFIVEDTEFTNCLDKAIRNAFVKADQALASTCALDTSSGTTALTAFISGRTLVVANAGDCRAVLGKRGRAVEMSRDHKPNCSIEKLRIEKLGGTVYDGYLNGQLSVARALGDWHMKGPKGSFGPLSAEPELKQVILTDEDEFLIMGCDGLWDVMSSQCAVTIARKELMLHNDPERCSRELVREALKRNTCDNLTVIVVCFSPEPPPRIEIPKTRVRRSISAEGLSFLKEVLDSNI; translated from the exons ATGGCCGCCGGCGCTGGTCTGTCACCACCATTGGCAGTTTTAGAGAGTGGATATGGTAAAGACAATGGGGCTCTCTTGGAAAATTCAGGTGCAGAGGGTCGGGAGAATGCGAAGCAATCAAAGGGCGGAAGGCCACCACGCAGTCTTTCCACCATTCAGCTTTGCGGCCGTGCGGTCCGCCATGCAAATTCGGCAGACTTG GACGTGGACTTTGGAAGTTTGGATTTTAAGTCACCATCAGAGGAAAAGGGTGGGTTTCTGCCGATATTTCGTTCAGGAAGCTATGCTGAGATAGGGCCAAAGCCATATATGGAAGATGAGCACATCTGCGTTGATAATTTAGTAGAGTATCTAGGACCAACAGTTGACTGCCAATTTGCAGGTGCTTTTTATGGA GTATTTGATGGACATGGTGGACGTGATGCTGCAGTTTTTACTCAGAAAAATATCCTCAAATTCATAGTTGAGGACACAGAGTTCACCAATTGCCTAGACAAAGCAATAAGAAATGCATTTGTAAAAGCTGATCAAGCATTGGCAAGTACATGCGCTCTTGATACCTCCTCTGGAACCACTGCACTGACTGCATTTATTTCTGGAAG GACCCTGGTTGTTGCAAATGCGGGTGATTGTCGGGCTGTGTTGGGAAAACGAGGCAGAGCTGTTGAAATGTCCAGGGATCACAAACCCAATTGCAGCATTGAGAAGCTAAGAATAGAGAAGTTAGGGGGTACCGTTTATGATGGATATTTGAATGGTCAATTATCAGTTGCAAGAGCTCTAGGAGATTGGCACATGAAAGGCCCGAAAGGATCCTTCGGCCCGCTCAGTGCAGAGCCTGAGTTGAAGCAGGTTATACTCACAGATGAAGATGAGTTTCTGATAATGGGTTGTGATGGACTTTGGGATGTCATGAGCAGCCAGTGCGCAGTAACAATAGCTAGGAAGGAGCTCATGCTACATAATGATCCAGAGAGATGCTCAAGGGAACTAGTAAGGGAAGCTCTGAAGCGCAATACATGTGATAACTTGACAGTTATTGTTGTTTGCTTCTCGCCTGAGCCACCCCCTCGAATTGAGATACCGAAGACCCGAGTTAGGAGAAGCATATCAGCTGAAGGATTGAGTTTCCTCAAGGAAGTGTTAGACAGCAATATTTGA
- the LOC116248263 gene encoding LOW QUALITY PROTEIN: glutamate receptor 3.3-like (The sequence of the model RefSeq protein was modified relative to this genomic sequence to represent the inferred CDS: inserted 1 base in 1 codon) translates to MVPVLLFVFTVLHNGVFGEGAARNVSSRPVVVNVGAIFTFDSAVGRVAKIAIDAAVDDINADSNVLHGIKLNVTSLDSNSSGFLGIIEALQFMEKDTVAIIGPQSSTIAHVMSHVANELQVPTLSFAATDPSLNSLQYPFFVRTTQSDLYQMSAIAAVVDYYRWKEVVALYIDDDYGRNGISALGDKLQERTCKISFKAALPPGTTNSDITDVLVKLALMESRVIVVHVSDPVAGLMIFSVAKHLDMVADGYVWIATDWLSSYLDTYPANSETTISLQGVLMTRQHVPDSDQKKAFTSRWANLVKKEELRTSMLGLNTYGLYAYDTVWLIAHATDAFLDGGSTISFSSDAKLKDIKQSKMNLQALSIFNXGEQLLTRVLEADFMGLTGKIQFDSDRYLVHPAYDIINVVGTGCRVIGYWSNYSGLSVEPPESFYSKPPNASNQQLRSVIWPGERAAKPRGWVFPNNGRQLRIGIPNRVSYKEFVSLAEKSDTVKGFCIDVFTAALNNLPYPLPYKLIPFGNGKENPSYRELVRMVQTGFFDAAVGDIAIVTNRTKIVDFTQPYAESGLVVVAPTKRVKSGAWAFLRPFTLKMWGATVAFFLVMGIVVWILEHRVNKDFRGSPRNQVVTVVWFSFSTMFFAHREEVVSVLGRLVLVVWLFVVLIVNSSYTASLTSILTVQQLSSPITGIESLISSGEPVGFQVGSFAQNYLIDLGVQKSRLIELGSPEAYAAALEKGPANGGVAAVVDERPYVDLFLSKYCKFSIRGNEFTKSSWGFAFPRDSPLADDFSTAILTLAESGELQRIHDKWLTNTGCSSQSTDISSNQLDLNSFWGLFLICAIASVLALSVYFLRILRTFSQQNHQPDVSAYAEGNSRSGSMQRFLSFLDQKDESKPGEKPTQVSSGNSTVVIEG, encoded by the exons ATGGTCCCTGTTTTACTTTTTGTGTTTACGGTCTTACACAATGGAGTTTTTGGAGAGGGAGCCGCTCGAAACGTTTCATCGAGGCCAGTGGTGGTGAATGTCGGAGCAATTTTCACATTTGATTCTGCGGTAGGCCGCGTCGCCAAGATCGCGATTGATGCTGCAGTAGATGATATAAATGCCGATTCCAACGTTCTTCATGGAATTAAGCTGAACGTTACCTCTTTGGACTCCAACTCCAGTGGTTTTCTTGGCATTATTGAAG CTCTACAGTTCATGGAGAAGGATACTGTCGCGATAATTGGTCCACAGTCCTCTACGATTGCTCATGTGATGTCACATGTTGCCAATGAactccaagttccaactctgTCTTTTGCTGCAACAGATCCATCTCTTAATTCACTGCAGTACCCATTTTTCGTTAGGACCACACAAAGTGATTTGTATCAAATGTCTGCAATCGCTGCTGTTGTTGATTATTACCGCTGGAAAGAGGTGGTTGCACtttatattgatgatgattatgGGAGGAACGGTATCTCTGCTTTGGGAGACAAACTTCAGGAGAGAACATGCAAGATTTCTTTCAAAGCCGCATTGCCTCCTGGTACGACTAACAGTGATATCACTGATGTGCTGGTTAAATTGGCATTAATGGAATCAAGAGTTATTGTTGTCCATGTCAGTGACCCTGTTGCAGGTCTTATGATCTTCTCTGTTGCAAAGCATCTTGACATGGTTGCCGATGGATATGTGTGGATAGCTACTGATTGGCTTTCCTCTTATCTCGACACTTACCCTGCCAATTCTGAGACAACAATTTCACTCCAGGGAGTTCTCATGACACGACAGCATGTACCCGATTCAGATCAGAAGAAAGCTTTTACATCCAGGTGGGCCAATTTGGTCAAGAAAGAGGAATTGAGAACCTCAATGTTGGGGTTGAATACTTATGGTTTATATGCATATGATACAGTATGGCTAATAGCACATGCAACCGATGCTTTTCTTGATGGAGGAAGTACTATTTCTTTCTCGAGTGATGCAAAATTGAAAGATATAAAACAAAGCAAGATGAACCTTCAAGCATTAAGCATATTCA GGGGGGAGCAGTTGCTGACAAGAGTACTGGAAGCAGATTTCATGGGCTTAACTGGCAAGATTCAGTTTGATTCGGACAGATACTTGGTTCATCCTGCATACGATATAATCAATGTTGTTGGAACTGGGTGCAGAGTGATCGGTTATTGGTCTAATTATTCTGGCTTATCAGTGGAGCCGCCAGAAAGCTTCTACTCCAAGCCTCCAAATGCTTCAAATCAGCAACTTCGTAGTGTCATCTGGCCTGGGGAGAGGGCAGCAAAACCTCGTGGATGGGTTTTCCCAAATAATGGAAGGCAGTTAAGAATAGGTATCCCCAACAGAGTGAGTTATAAGGAATTTGTTTCGCTGGCTGAAAAAAGTGATACAGTGAAGGGCTTCTGCATAGATGTATTTACAGCTGCATTGAACAATTTACCATATCCTCTTCCTTATAAACTCATACCATTTGGGAATGGTAAAGAAAACCCAAGCTATCGTGAGCTTGTACGGATGGTTCAAACAGGA TTCTTTGATGCAGCAGTTGGGGACATTGCAATTGTTACCAACAGAACAAAGATTGTAGACTTTACACAACCTTATGCAGAGTCTGGGCTTGTTGTTGTAGCTCCAACAAAAAGGGTGAAATCAGGTGCTTGGGCATTCCTCAGGCCCTTTACTTTAAAGATGTGGGGCGCAACTGTGGCATTTTTTCTTGTGATGGGAATAGTTGTATGGATTCTTGAACACAGGGTCAATAAAGATTTCCGTGGCTCACCAAGAAATCAAGTTGTCACCGTTGTCTG GTTTAGCTTCTCAACAATGTTTTTTGCTCACA GAGAGGAAGTTGTTAGTGTCCTTGGACGACTTGTGCTTGTAGTGTGGCTCTTTGTGGTCCTCATAGTTAATTCAAGCTACACTGCGAGCTTGACTTCAATACTTACTGTACAGCAGCTCTCTTCACCGATCACAGGAATTGAGAGTTTGATATCAAGTGGGGAGCCGGTTGGATTCCAAGTAGGATCCTTTGCTCAGAACTATCTGATAGACCTAGGTGTACAAAAGTCTAGGCTGATTGAACTTGGCTCTCCAGAAGCCTATGCAGCAGCCTTAGAGAAAGGTCCAGCAAATGGAGGTGTTGCTGCTGTGGTTGATGAACGTCCATATGTCgatctttttctctcaaaataCTGCAAGTTCTCTATTCGAGGAAATGAGTTTACTAAGAGCAGCTGGGGCTTT GCATTCCCCCGGGATTCTCCTTTAGCTGATGACTTCTCAACTGCCATCCTAACTTTGGCAGAAAGTGGTGAGCTACAAAGGATCCATGACAAATGGCTGACAAACACAGGTTGCAGTTCACAGAGCACAGATATCAGCTCAAATCAGCTTGACCTAAATAGCTTCTGGGGCCTCTTTCTGATATGTGCAATTGCATCAGTTCTTGCACTCTCTGTATATTTCCTTAGGATATTACGTACGTTCAGCCAGCAAAATCACCAACCAGATGTGTCTGCTTATGCCGAAGGTAACTCTAGGTCGGGAAGTATGCAAAGATTTCTTTCGTTTCTTGATCAGAAGGATGAAAGCAAGCCGGGTGAAAAACCAACACAGGTATCTTCTGGGAATAGCACTGTGGTCATTGAAGGCTGA
- the LOC116248617 gene encoding glutamate receptor 3.3-like produces MFPVLLFVIAFLNPGAFGDGSGRNVSSRPAVVNVGAIFTFDSAIGRVAKIAIDAAVADINADSSVLRGIKLNVTLSDSNSSGFLGIVEALQFMEKDTVAIIGPQSSTIAHVMSHVANELQVPTLSFAATDPSLASLQYPFFVRTTQSDLYQMSAIAAVVDYYHWKEVVALYIDDDYGRNGISALGDKFQERTCKISFKAALPPGMTSSDITDVLVKLALMESRVIVVHVSDPVAGLMIFSVAKHLDMVADGYVWIATDWLSSYLDTYPANSETTISLQGVLMTRQHVPDSDQKKAFTSRWTNLVKKEGMDTSMLGLNTYGLYAYDTVWLIAYAANAFLDGGGTISFSSDPKLNGMQGSKMNLQTLSLFNGGKQLLKRVLEANFTALTGKIQFDSDRYLVRPAYDIINVVGTARRVIGYWSNYSELSVEAPESLYSRPPNASNQQLHNVIWPGGAAAIPRGWVFANNGRQLRIGIPNRFSYKEFVSVVNGTDTVKGFCIDVFVAAVNNLPYALTYKFIPFGNGKANPSYRELVRMVQTGFFDAAVGDIAIVTDRTRAIDFTQPYAESGLVVVAPTKRTKSGAWAFLRPFTLKMWGGTVAFLLVMGMVIWILEHKVNRDFRGTPKKQVATVLWFSFSTMFFAHREEVVSVLGRLVLIMWLFVVLIVNSSYTASLTSILTVQQLSSPITGIDSLISSGEPIGFQVGSFAEKYLIDLGVRKSRLIELGSPEAYAAALEKGPANGGVAAVVDERPYIDLFLSKYCKFSVRGNEFTKSGWGLVFPRDSPLTVDFSTAILTLAESGELQRIHDKWLKNSGCSSQSTDISSDQLDLNCFWGLFLICAMASVLALSLYFIRIFIQQKHQPDVSADVEGGSRSCIWRCLLFLDKKEQSKLDKMPTERTLSSSSVVGPA; encoded by the exons ATGTTCCCTGTTTTACTATTTGTGATTGCGTTCTTAAACCCTGGAGCTTTTGGAGATGGATCCGGTCGAAACGTTTCATCGAGGCCAGCGGTGGTGAATGTTGGAGCAATTTTCACATTTGATTCTGCGATAGGCCGCGTCGCCAAGATCGCCATTGATGCTGCAGTAGCTGATATCAATGCCGATTCCAGCGTTCTTCGTGGGATTAAGCTGAATGTTACTCTTTCGGATTCCAACTCCAGTGGTTTTCTTGGCATTGTTGAAG CTCTACAGTTCATGGAGAAGGATACTGTTGCCATAATTGGGCCACAGTCCTCTACGATTGCTCATGTGATGTCACACGTTGCCAATGAACTCCAAGTTCCAACCCTCTCTTTTGCTGCCACAGATCCATCTCTTGCTTCACTGCAGTACCCATTTTTCGTTAGGACAACCCAAAGTGATTTGTATCAAATGTCCGCAATCGCTGCTGTCGTTGATTATTACCACTGGAAAGAGGTGGTTGCACtttatattgatgatgattatgGTAGGAATGGTATCTCTGCTTTAGGAGACAAATTTCAGGAGAGAACATGCAAGATTTCTTTCAAAGCTGCATTGCCTCCTGGAATGACTAGCAGTGATATCACTGATGTGCTGGTTAAATTGGCATTAATGGAATCAAGAGTCATTGTTGTCCATGTCAGTGACCCTGTTGCAGGTCTTATGATCTTCTCTGTTGCAAAGCATCTTGACATGGTTGCCGATGGATATGTGTGGATAGCTACTGATTGGCTTTCCTCTTATCTCGACACTTACCCTGCCAATTCTGAGACAACAATTTCACTCCAGGGAGTTCTCATGACACGACAGCATGTACCTGATTCAGATCAGAAGAAAGCTTTTACATCCAGGTGGACCAATTTGGTTAAGAAAGAGGGAATGGATACCTCAATGTTGGGGTTGAATACTTATGGTTTATATGCATATGATACTGTCTGGCTAATAGCATATGCAGCCAATGCTTTTCTTGATGGAGGAGGTACTATTTCCTTCTCCAGTGATCCAAAATTGAATGGTATGCAGGGAAGCAAGATGAACCTTCAAACGTTAAGCTTATTCAACGGAGGAAAGCAGTTGCTGAAAAGAGTCCTAGAAGCAAACTTTACTGCCTTAACTGGCAAGATTCAGTTTGATTCGGATAGGTACTTGGTTCGTCCTGCGTATGATATAATTAATGTTGTTGGAACTGCACGCAGAGTGATTGGTTATTGGTCTAATTATTCTGAATTATCAGTGGAGGCACCAGAAAGCCTCTACTCTAGGCCTCCAAATGCTTCAAATCAGCAGCTTCATAATGTTATCTGGCCTGGAGGAGCAGCAGCAATTCCTCGTGGATGGGTTTTTGCAAATAATGGAAGGCAGTTGAGAATAGGTATCCCCAACAGATTTAGTTATAAGGAATTTGTCTCAGTAGTTAATGGAACTGATACAGTGAAGGGCTTCTGCATAGATGTATTTGTTGCTGCAGTGAACAATTTACCATATGCTCTTACTTATAAATTCATACCATTTGGGAATGGTAAAGCAAATCCAAGCTACCGTGAGCTTGTACGGATGGTTCAAACAGGG TTCTTTGATGCAGCAGTTGGGGACATTGCAATTGTTACCGACAGAACAAGGGCTATAGACTTTACACAGCCTTATGCTGAGTCTGGGCTTGTTGTTGTAGCTCCAACCAAAAGGACGAAATCAGGTGCCTGGGCATTCCTGAGGCCCTTTACTTTAAAGATGTGGGGTGGAACTGTAGCGTTTTTGCTTGTGATGGGAATGGTTATATGGATTCTGGAACACAAGGTGAATAGAGATTTCCGTGGCACGCCAAAAAAACAAGTAGCCACAGTTCTCTG GTTTAGCTTCTCAACAATGTTTTTTGCTCACA GAGAGGAAGTTGTTAGTGTCCTTGGACGTCTTGTGCTCATAATGTGGCTGTTTGTGGTCCTCATAGTTAACTCAAGTTACACCGCGAGCTTGACTTCAATACTTACAGTACAACAGCTCTCTTCACCAATCACAGGAATTGATAGTTTGATATCAAGTGGTGAGCCGATTGGATTCCAAGTAGGATCCTTTGCCGAGAAATATCTGATAGACCTAGGTGTACGAAAGTCTAGGCTGATTGAACTTGGCTCTCCAGAGGCCTATGCAGCAGCCTTAGAGAAAGGTCCAGCAAATGGAGGTGTTGCTGCTGTGGTCGATGAACGTCCATATATCGATCTTTTTCTCTCGAAATACTGCAAGTTTTCCGTTCGAGGGAATGAGTTTACCAAGAGCGGCTGGGGCCTT GTATTTCCCCGCGATTCTCCTTTAACAGTTGACTTCTCCACTGCCATCCTTACTTTGGCAGAAAGTGGTGAGCTACAAAGGATCCATGACAAATGGCTGAAAAACTCAGGTTGCAGTTCACAGAGCACAGACATCAGCTCAGATCAGCTTGACCTGAACTGCTTCTGGGGGCTCTTTCTGATATGTGCAATGGCATCAGTTCTTGCACTCTCTCTATACTTCATTAGGATATTCATCCAGCAAAAGCACCAACCAGATGTCTCTGCAGATGTCGAAGGTGGCTCCAGGTCATGTATATGGAGGtgtcttttgtttcttgataaGAAGGAACAAAGCAAGTTGGATAAAATGCCAACAGAGCGAACTCTCAGCAGCAGCAGTGTGGTTGGCCCAGCATGA